The Nocardia sp. BMG111209 genome includes a window with the following:
- a CDS encoding ABC transporter ATP-binding protein, translating into MSEHHEAPQAGDHLEIAGLTAGYDGHGVLDVDRLTVARGEFLSVLGPSGCGKTTLLNTLAGFVRPDSGTIRLAGADLTEVPPHRRGLGLVFQNYALFPHLSVADNIAYGLKARRIAKAERAQRVEEALKLVDLAGYANRRPRQLSGGQQQRVAVARALAIRPELVLLDEPLSNLDAKLRREMRVELRALQQRLGITMVFVTHDQEEALSLSDRIAVMNAGRVEQVGTPETVYRRPATRFVAEFLGAANVLDGHAADGVLTVGAVRIPWQRDRIGPVTVAVRPERVRLGAATGPWPAAIVRLRSFLGDGWQLELELAGGLSLSVRAEHAPAVGSSVTVSWEDDDVIVLG; encoded by the coding sequence GTGAGCGAGCACCACGAAGCACCGCAGGCCGGCGATCATCTCGAGATCGCCGGCCTGACGGCCGGATACGACGGGCACGGCGTGCTGGATGTGGACCGGCTGACCGTGGCCCGCGGTGAGTTCCTGTCCGTCCTCGGGCCCAGCGGTTGCGGTAAGACCACACTGCTCAACACCCTGGCCGGCTTCGTCCGGCCGGATTCCGGCACGATCCGGCTGGCGGGTGCGGATCTGACCGAGGTGCCGCCGCATCGGCGCGGGCTCGGGCTGGTGTTCCAGAACTACGCGCTGTTCCCGCATCTCAGCGTCGCCGACAACATCGCCTACGGGCTGAAGGCCCGCCGGATTGCGAAAGCCGAACGCGCGCAACGGGTCGAGGAGGCCCTGAAGCTGGTCGACCTCGCCGGGTACGCGAATCGCCGGCCGCGGCAGCTGTCCGGCGGGCAGCAGCAGCGGGTGGCGGTCGCGCGGGCGCTGGCGATCCGGCCGGAACTGGTCCTGCTCGACGAGCCGCTGTCCAATCTGGACGCGAAACTGCGCCGGGAGATGCGGGTCGAACTGCGGGCATTGCAGCAGCGGCTGGGCATCACGATGGTGTTCGTGACCCACGACCAGGAGGAGGCGCTGTCGCTGTCCGACCGGATCGCGGTGATGAACGCGGGCCGGGTGGAACAGGTCGGCACCCCGGAGACGGTGTACCGGCGGCCGGCGACCCGGTTCGTGGCCGAATTCCTGGGTGCGGCGAATGTGCTCGACGGCCACGCCGCCGACGGGGTGCTGACCGTCGGCGCGGTACGTATTCCCTGGCAGCGGGATCGGATCGGTCCGGTGACCGTCGCCGTGCGGCCCGAACGAGTGCGGCTCGGCGCGGCGACCGGGCCGTGGCCGGCCGCGATCGTGCGGCTGCGATCCTTTCTCGGCGACGGCTGGCAACTCGAACTCGAACTGGCCGGTGGGCTGTCGCTGTCGGTACGCGCGGAACATGCTCCGGCAGTGGGCAGTTCGGTGACGGTGAGCTGGGAGGACGACGATGTCATCGTCCTCGGGTGA
- a CDS encoding serine/threonine-protein kinase, whose translation MQTNGDVFAGYVIERLLGRGGMGQVYLAKHPRLPRMTALKLLNREMVSDHEIRARFEREADLVAQLDHPNIVTVYDRGLEDGQLWISMQFIDGIDAASVDPKRLPPERAVQIIAEVAEALDYAHRNGVLHRDVKPANMLLARSTGGKGERVYLTDFGIARLRDDGGHLTQTGTFTATLAYASPEQLTGASLDGRADQYSLACSLFWLLTGSGPFSAPNPAAVIRGHLQSPPPTLSSVRSGLPLALDGILVKAMSKRPDERFGTCAEFAAAARRALAQSSAPHQQVAPRPSTGPSMPTIGMPAHGMPTTGPGHGMPSTGPAHGMPSTGPGHPVAPRPSTGPANPIAPRPMTGPGNPIPQPMRQPTPAPQPVYQSAPRYPQPQSGGSYYQPPRPMPQRRKSNGGLIIGIIAVVVVLLLIVLAIIGAMSNNNNTSSSLHHPAGPAPTLTHQPQPGPRS comes from the coding sequence ATGCAGACCAACGGTGACGTTTTCGCTGGGTATGTCATCGAGCGGCTGCTCGGCCGTGGCGGTATGGGTCAGGTGTATCTGGCCAAGCACCCTCGCCTGCCCCGGATGACGGCGCTGAAGCTGCTGAATCGGGAGATGGTGTCCGACCACGAGATTCGCGCGCGCTTCGAGCGTGAGGCGGATCTGGTCGCGCAGCTGGATCATCCGAATATCGTCACCGTGTACGACCGGGGGCTCGAGGACGGTCAGCTGTGGATCTCCATGCAGTTCATCGACGGTATCGATGCCGCCAGCGTGGATCCGAAGCGGTTGCCGCCGGAGCGCGCGGTGCAGATCATCGCCGAGGTCGCCGAGGCGCTGGACTACGCGCATCGCAACGGGGTGCTGCACCGTGACGTGAAACCGGCCAACATGCTGCTCGCGCGGTCCACCGGCGGTAAGGGCGAGCGGGTCTACCTCACCGACTTCGGTATCGCGCGACTGCGTGACGACGGCGGCCATCTCACCCAGACCGGAACCTTCACCGCGACGCTGGCGTACGCCTCGCCGGAACAGCTCACCGGCGCCTCGCTGGACGGCCGCGCCGACCAGTATTCGCTGGCGTGCAGCCTGTTCTGGCTGCTCACCGGCAGCGGTCCGTTCTCCGCGCCGAATCCGGCCGCGGTCATCCGCGGCCATCTCCAGTCGCCGCCACCGACCTTGAGCAGTGTGCGGTCCGGGCTGCCGTTGGCGCTGGACGGCATATTGGTCAAGGCAATGTCGAAGCGACCCGACGAGCGATTCGGCACCTGTGCGGAATTCGCCGCCGCCGCGCGCCGGGCGCTCGCGCAGTCCAGCGCACCGCATCAGCAGGTGGCGCCGCGGCCGTCCACCGGCCCGTCGATGCCGACCATCGGTATGCCCGCGCACGGGATGCCCACCACCGGACCCGGCCACGGCATGCCGTCGACCGGTCCCGCGCACGGTATGCCGTCGACCGGACCCGGACATCCGGTGGCGCCGCGGCCCTCGACCGGGCCCGCCAATCCGATCGCGCCGCGGCCGATGACCGGGCCGGGCAATCCGATTCCGCAGCCGATGCGGCAGCCCACTCCGGCGCCGCAGCCCGTGTACCAGTCGGCGCCGCGCTATCCGCAGCCCCAGTCCGGCGGTTCGTACTATCAGCCGCCGCGGCCGATGCCGCAGCGGCGGAAGTCGAATGGCGGGCTGATCATCGGGATCATCGCGGTGGTCGTGGTGCTGCTGTTGATCGTGCTGGCGATCATCGGCGCGATGTCGAACAACAACAACACGTCCTCGTCGCTGCATCACCCGGCCGGGCCGGCTCCGACGCTGACCCACCAGCCGCAGCCGGGCCCCCGCAGCTAG
- a CDS encoding ABC transporter permease, with protein MASRWPAASVVGRIGVWCGRIAVALVFVFLLAPLVVLVVASFNAADSVAFPPSGFSLRWYSSVLSSRDWLVSFQLSGLLLVSVVLTTVVLGTAAAYGLARGTFPGRGVLSGIALSPLLVPEIIVALGLLYYLQGLHLTNTITGLWLAHSLIALPYVVRATLVSAAGLDPTLERAAASLGAGRARVFRTVTLPLLRPGIIAGAVFAAVTSLGEVAITALVAGANTTTVPLRIYSAVQFELDPSVAAVSTLLLLVSVVVMLVLERFVRLSELL; from the coding sequence ATGGCTAGCCGGTGGCCGGCCGCGTCCGTCGTGGGCCGGATCGGGGTGTGGTGCGGCCGGATCGCGGTCGCGCTGGTGTTCGTCTTCCTGCTGGCGCCGTTGGTGGTGCTGGTGGTGGCCTCGTTCAACGCCGCGGATTCGGTGGCGTTCCCGCCGTCGGGCTTCTCGCTGCGGTGGTACTCGTCGGTGCTGTCGTCGCGGGATTGGCTGGTGTCGTTCCAGCTGTCCGGATTGCTGCTGGTATCGGTGGTGCTGACCACCGTGGTGCTGGGGACCGCCGCCGCCTACGGGCTGGCGCGCGGCACATTTCCCGGGCGCGGGGTGCTGTCCGGTATCGCGTTGAGCCCGTTGCTGGTTCCGGAGATCATCGTCGCGCTCGGGCTGCTGTACTACCTGCAGGGCCTGCACCTGACCAATACGATCACCGGTCTGTGGCTGGCGCATTCGCTGATCGCGCTGCCGTATGTGGTGCGGGCGACGCTGGTCAGCGCGGCCGGGCTGGATCCGACGCTGGAGCGGGCCGCGGCGAGCCTGGGTGCGGGGCGGGCCCGGGTGTTCCGGACCGTGACGCTGCCGCTGCTGCGGCCGGGCATCATCGCCGGGGCCGTCTTCGCCGCGGTGACCTCGCTGGGGGAGGTGGCGATCACCGCCCTGGTCGCGGGCGCCAATACCACCACCGTGCCGTTGCGGATCTACTCCGCGGTCCAGTTCGAACTGGATCCGTCGGTCGCGGCGGTGTCCACCCTGCTGTTGCTCGTCAGCGTCGTCGTGATGCTGGTGCTGGAACGGTTCGTACGTCTGTCGGAGTTGTTGTGA
- a CDS encoding hydantoinase B/oxoprolinase family protein, with the protein MKLDPVTLEIVGNKFSALAEEMCLTLQRTSRSLYVKETADFCCALAAPDGGFFAYPRGIGVSGFVGLDVATAAAAVGPLEPGDVIITNDPFTSGGLATHLTDIQLIEPYFHDGALIGYGWAFIHCSDIGGRVPSSLSPTNDEIFQEGLQIPPVKLVRAGVPDVSVERLLAANTRTPEANRGDLQAMLAALRTGRAGLGAIVARHGVGDVLAAQVDVVEYTAAKARAALATLADGQFRFVDYLDDDAVSPIPVRISVTATLTAGRLHLDFTGTDPQVAAAFNIASLGRPHAWITTRVLALICTLDPAIDLNAGLVRPISVHAPEGSVVNAVRPAAVGVRHATASRVNDALGGALGLAAPDVLPAASSGLVVPVVVAEQDNVQVLEPMVGGTGARFGADGVDGRDSGISNLSNNPVETVETEIGVEILRYGLIPDSGGAGRWRGGCGLELSFRVLDDGARLLARGLERQCFRPWGVHGGGPGAPARLLVNGVAVAKVDVLPLRRGDVVTLCTSGAGGYGDPFDRDPAAVLRDVRRGVVSAAAASAAYGVVLDGDRVNAEATARARTGSARTGFGFGPERVAWESVFDLDSADALVSALFTLPARERYRRRAEIVGAVLTELPQGFPRSPAGEPELARAREVLRAAIGAVVA; encoded by the coding sequence ATGAAACTCGATCCGGTCACCCTGGAGATCGTGGGCAACAAGTTCTCGGCGCTGGCCGAGGAGATGTGCCTGACCCTGCAGCGCACCAGCCGCTCGCTCTACGTCAAGGAGACCGCCGACTTCTGTTGTGCGCTGGCCGCTCCCGACGGCGGATTCTTCGCCTATCCGCGCGGGATCGGGGTGTCCGGGTTCGTCGGGCTCGACGTCGCCACGGCCGCCGCGGCCGTCGGGCCGCTGGAACCGGGGGACGTGATCATCACCAACGATCCGTTCACCTCCGGCGGGCTGGCCACGCACCTCACCGACATCCAGCTCATCGAGCCGTATTTCCACGACGGTGCGCTGATCGGATACGGCTGGGCGTTCATCCACTGCTCCGATATCGGCGGGCGGGTGCCGAGCAGCCTCTCACCGACCAACGACGAGATCTTCCAGGAGGGACTGCAGATCCCGCCGGTGAAGCTCGTGCGAGCGGGGGTGCCGGACGTCAGCGTGGAGCGACTGCTGGCGGCGAATACCCGTACGCCCGAGGCCAATCGGGGCGATCTGCAGGCCATGCTCGCGGCGTTGCGCACCGGGCGGGCCGGACTGGGCGCGATCGTCGCGCGGCACGGCGTCGGCGATGTGCTCGCCGCGCAGGTCGATGTGGTCGAGTACACGGCGGCGAAGGCCCGTGCCGCGCTGGCGACGCTGGCCGACGGGCAGTTCCGGTTCGTCGACTATCTCGACGACGACGCGGTGTCGCCGATCCCGGTCCGGATCTCGGTCACCGCGACCCTCACCGCGGGACGTCTGCACCTGGACTTCACCGGTACCGATCCGCAGGTCGCGGCGGCGTTCAATATCGCCAGTCTCGGTCGCCCGCACGCGTGGATCACCACCCGGGTACTCGCCCTGATCTGCACCCTCGATCCGGCCATCGACCTGAACGCGGGCCTGGTGCGGCCGATCAGCGTGCACGCGCCGGAGGGCAGCGTGGTCAACGCCGTGCGGCCCGCCGCGGTCGGGGTGCGGCATGCCACGGCCTCGCGGGTCAACGACGCCCTCGGCGGGGCGCTCGGGCTCGCGGCGCCGGATGTGCTGCCGGCGGCGTCCAGCGGCCTGGTGGTGCCGGTGGTGGTCGCCGAACAGGACAACGTGCAGGTGCTGGAACCGATGGTCGGCGGCACCGGCGCCCGATTCGGCGCCGACGGGGTGGACGGCCGGGACAGCGGCATCTCCAATCTGTCCAACAATCCGGTGGAAACCGTCGAGACCGAGATCGGCGTGGAGATCCTGCGGTACGGCCTCATCCCGGATTCCGGCGGCGCCGGGCGCTGGCGCGGCGGTTGCGGGCTGGAACTGAGCTTCCGGGTGCTCGACGACGGCGCGCGGCTGCTGGCGCGGGGTCTGGAGCGGCAGTGCTTCCGGCCCTGGGGTGTGCACGGCGGCGGTCCCGGGGCTCCGGCGCGGCTGCTGGTCAACGGTGTCGCGGTGGCCAAGGTGGATGTGCTGCCGCTGCGTCGCGGCGACGTCGTCACGCTGTGCACCTCGGGGGCCGGTGGTTACGGCGATCCGTTCGACCGCGACCCGGCGGCGGTGCTGCGCGATGTGCGGCGCGGGGTGGTCTCGGCCGCGGCCGCGAGTGCCGCGTACGGCGTGGTGCTCGACGGTGACCGGGTAAATGCCGAGGCCACCGCTCGTGCTCGAACAGGTTCGGCGCGTACCGGATTCGGGTTCGGGCCGGAGCGGGTGGCCTGGGAATCGGTATTCGATCTCGACAGTGCCGACGCATTGGTGAGCGCGTTGTTCACCCTGCCGGCCCGGGAGCGGTATCGCCGGCGCGCCGAGATCGTCGGCGCGGTGCTGACCGAACTGCCGCAAGGCTTTCCGCGCAGCCCGGCCGGCGAGCCGGAACTCGCTCGGGCCCGGGAGGTGTTACGCGCCGCGATCGGCGCGGTCGTGGCCTGA
- a CDS encoding hydantoinase/oxoprolinase family protein, with amino-acid sequence MTSRSPIVSNGARAGIDVGGTFTDFVLVLPGESRVLHHKEPSTPADPTVAVARGLAAIAAQAGIAPSEFAAVAHGTTIGLNTIIQRRGARLALVVTEGYRDILEIGRSRMPSSFDLHAAKEEPLVPRESVVELPARLRPDGSPSRIPTDAELATAAAGIDADAVAVVVLHAHTDPAFEAGVAARLAALLPGIEVAASATVWPEVREYERTLVTCLNAYIQPLMHDYFARLEQRLAELGITAPVTITGSNGGALSLRAAGDRPLETVLSGPASGVTAAAALAAEAGIDRLVTFDMGGTSSDISVAVAGVPEITTGTTIGGLPLVLPVVAVDAIGAGGGSVVRVDDQGLLKVGPESAGADPGPAAYGRGGTRPTVTDCYLRTGMLSPTGFLGGRMTLDAAAADRALGAVGAGLGLDGLATAAAALRIATAGMAVELQKVLVQRGFDPAEFTLVPFGGAGPTHAAALAEEVGITEIVVPPAAATFCALGAATADLRRDFARSLRRPLDEDGLARLREIVADLAQQARNWLTEQGVSTGEPRLTAAADLSYHGQAFELRVPLGELTVAAVAEALHTEHERLYGFRDPDAAIRLGTARLTVVGPLAGRSPRDDVAAEAAEAVGTLPAETAAIGSAETTDIAPEVDRVSGQRADRTVETSRLGDGRSGSEVPWGTATRPVFLGGEWVTARVVQRAGLGTGDRFDGPAIVEQEDTTVVVPGGWTVTVDAFGNLRVRR; translated from the coding sequence GTGACCTCTCGATCACCGATCGTCTCGAACGGCGCGCGTGCGGGTATCGATGTCGGGGGGACGTTCACCGATTTCGTGCTGGTGCTGCCCGGGGAGAGCCGGGTGCTGCACCACAAGGAGCCCAGTACCCCGGCGGATCCGACCGTCGCCGTGGCGCGCGGGCTGGCCGCGATCGCCGCACAGGCCGGGATCGCGCCGAGCGAATTCGCGGCCGTGGCGCACGGGACGACGATCGGGCTCAACACGATCATCCAGCGTCGCGGGGCGCGGCTGGCCCTGGTGGTGACCGAGGGGTACCGGGACATCCTGGAGATCGGGCGCAGCCGGATGCCGTCGTCGTTCGACCTGCACGCGGCCAAGGAGGAGCCGTTGGTGCCGCGGGAATCGGTGGTGGAACTGCCGGCTCGGCTGCGGCCCGACGGCAGCCCGTCCCGGATTCCCACGGACGCCGAATTGGCCACGGCCGCAGCCGGTATCGACGCCGACGCGGTGGCCGTCGTGGTGCTGCACGCGCATACCGATCCGGCGTTCGAGGCCGGGGTCGCGGCGCGGCTGGCGGCCTTGCTGCCCGGTATCGAGGTCGCGGCCTCGGCGACGGTGTGGCCGGAGGTGCGCGAATACGAACGCACGCTGGTCACCTGCCTCAACGCCTACATCCAGCCGTTGATGCACGACTATTTCGCGCGGCTCGAGCAGCGGCTGGCCGAACTCGGGATCACGGCGCCGGTGACGATCACCGGATCCAACGGGGGTGCGCTGAGCCTGCGGGCCGCCGGTGATCGGCCCCTGGAGACGGTGCTGTCCGGGCCCGCGTCCGGGGTGACCGCCGCCGCCGCGCTCGCCGCCGAGGCCGGAATCGATCGGCTGGTCACCTTCGATATGGGCGGTACCAGTAGCGATATCTCCGTCGCGGTGGCCGGTGTCCCGGAGATCACCACCGGCACCACGATCGGCGGATTGCCGCTGGTGCTGCCGGTGGTGGCGGTGGACGCCATCGGCGCGGGCGGCGGATCGGTTGTGCGCGTCGATGATCAGGGATTGCTGAAGGTCGGGCCGGAGAGCGCGGGTGCGGATCCGGGACCGGCCGCGTACGGGCGCGGCGGCACCCGGCCGACCGTCACCGACTGCTACCTGCGCACCGGAATGCTCTCTCCCACCGGCTTTCTCGGTGGTCGCATGACGCTGGACGCCGCGGCCGCCGATCGGGCCCTGGGTGCGGTGGGTGCCGGTCTCGGGCTCGACGGACTCGCGACCGCCGCTGCCGCCTTGCGGATCGCCACCGCGGGGATGGCCGTGGAACTCCAGAAAGTCTTGGTACAGCGCGGTTTCGATCCGGCCGAATTCACGCTGGTGCCGTTCGGCGGGGCCGGGCCGACGCATGCCGCGGCCCTGGCCGAGGAGGTCGGGATCACCGAGATCGTGGTGCCGCCGGCCGCCGCGACCTTCTGCGCACTGGGTGCGGCGACGGCCGATCTGCGCCGCGACTTCGCGCGCAGCCTGCGGCGGCCGCTGGACGAGGACGGCCTCGCCCGGTTGCGGGAGATCGTCGCCGATCTGGCGCAGCAGGCCCGGAATTGGCTTACGGAACAAGGAGTTTCGACCGGCGAGCCGCGGCTGACGGCCGCGGCGGATCTGAGCTATCACGGGCAGGCCTTCGAATTGCGGGTGCCACTGGGCGAATTGACCGTGGCGGCCGTCGCCGAGGCGCTGCACACGGAACATGAACGGCTGTACGGGTTCCGGGATCCGGACGCGGCGATCCGCCTGGGGACGGCGCGGTTGACCGTGGTGGGACCGCTGGCGGGGCGGTCGCCGCGTGATGATGTGGCAGCCGAGGCGGCGGAGGCCGTCGGAACCCTCCCGGCCGAGACGGCCGCGATCGGGTCGGCGGAGACGACGGATATCGCGCCGGAGGTCGATCGGGTGAGCGGGCAGCGCGCGGACCGGACGGTGGAGACATCCCGGCTGGGGGATGGGCGTTCCGGCTCGGAGGTGCCGTGGGGAACCGCGACGCGGCCGGTGTTCCTCGGCGGCGAATGGGTGACGGCGCGGGTCGTGCAGCGAGCGGGTCTGGGAACCGGGGATCGGTTCGACGGGCCCGCCATCGTGGAACAGGAGGACACCACCGTGGTCGTGCCGGGAGGCTGGACGGTGACCGTGGACGCATTCGGCAATCTGCGGGTGCGGCGATGA
- a CDS encoding ABC transporter permease, whose translation MSSSSGDAVTDARPAWAPSRWRGAGLVLPLLIFLLLMLVLPMIRMLIMSFRPVDEYGQAEPGFTAGQYRRVFAESFFSQALVHSVLVALVVTALCLVLGYPAAYVLAHRRPGVLRTLLLLVVVSPLLTSVVVRSYGWSILLSGNGLVNRILVGSGLRSQPAHLLGSTLAVVISVTHVLLPFAIIPLTTALRGIEPNLTRASLSLGAGPVRTFWRVTVPLSLPGIAAGVLIVFALSMGIYITPRLIGGTNQALAGIRIYDQVSSVYDYPMAAALSFVLLVLTGICTALFGGGLRLWARRLHG comes from the coding sequence ATGTCATCGTCCTCGGGTGATGCGGTGACGGACGCGCGCCCGGCCTGGGCCCCGAGCCGGTGGCGCGGCGCCGGGCTGGTACTGCCGCTGCTGATCTTCCTGCTGCTCATGCTCGTGCTGCCGATGATCCGGATGCTGATCATGAGCTTCCGGCCCGTGGACGAATACGGGCAGGCCGAACCGGGTTTCACCGCCGGGCAGTACCGGCGGGTGTTCGCCGAGTCCTTCTTCTCGCAGGCGCTGGTGCACAGCGTGCTGGTCGCGCTGGTGGTGACGGCGTTGTGCCTGGTGCTCGGCTATCCCGCCGCCTACGTGCTGGCGCATCGGCGGCCGGGTGTGCTGCGGACGCTGCTGTTGCTGGTGGTGGTGTCACCGTTGCTGACCAGTGTGGTGGTGCGCAGCTACGGCTGGTCGATCCTGTTGTCCGGCAACGGGCTGGTGAATCGGATCCTGGTCGGGTCGGGGCTGCGGTCGCAGCCGGCGCATCTGCTCGGCAGCACGCTCGCGGTGGTGATCTCGGTGACCCATGTGCTGTTGCCGTTCGCGATCATCCCGCTCACCACCGCGCTGCGCGGTATCGAACCGAATCTGACCCGGGCGTCGCTGTCGCTCGGCGCCGGTCCGGTCCGCACGTTCTGGCGGGTCACCGTGCCGTTGAGCCTGCCGGGTATCGCGGCCGGGGTGCTGATCGTGTTCGCGCTGTCGATGGGCATCTACATCACGCCGCGGCTGATCGGCGGGACCAATCAGGCGCTGGCCGGGATCCGGATCTACGACCAGGTGTCGAGTGTGTACGACTATCCGATGGCGGCGGCGCTGAGTTTCGTGCTGCTGGTCCTGACCGGGATCTGCACCGCGCTGTTCGGTGGCGGGTTGCGGCTGTGGGCGCGGAGGTTGCATGGCTAG
- a CDS encoding phosphatase PAP2 family protein, whose translation MVLLVLALGIAVVTVVLVRRGVLRWAGGLALAVIALLTAGVAELTDNVVDRDGATGIDATTLDWVIPHRTGWLTAIAKTISDLGDTTTMAAVAIAACAWFAYRRRWPQFLLTGVAAAGAGIIVLALKTIVGRQRPPMVDRLVLETNQSYPSGHTLGSTVVIGVLTALVVLAMRRRSAAVAAVAAATVFVLLVGVSRLYLGVHWPTDVLAGWAIGALWTTVCVAGYLRLRRPAPAATAQPA comes from the coding sequence ATGGTTCTGCTCGTCTTGGCACTGGGTATCGCCGTCGTGACCGTGGTGCTCGTCCGCCGCGGCGTGCTGCGCTGGGCGGGCGGCCTGGCGCTGGCCGTGATCGCGTTGCTGACCGCCGGCGTGGCGGAACTCACCGACAATGTGGTCGACCGCGACGGTGCCACCGGTATCGACGCGACCACCCTCGACTGGGTGATCCCGCACCGCACCGGATGGCTGACCGCGATCGCGAAGACGATCAGCGATCTGGGTGACACCACCACGATGGCCGCGGTGGCGATCGCCGCCTGCGCGTGGTTCGCCTATCGGCGGCGGTGGCCGCAGTTCCTGCTGACCGGCGTCGCGGCGGCCGGTGCGGGCATCATCGTCCTCGCGCTGAAGACGATCGTCGGCCGGCAGCGACCGCCGATGGTGGACCGCCTGGTCCTCGAGACCAATCAGTCCTACCCGTCCGGGCACACCCTCGGCTCGACCGTCGTGATCGGCGTGCTCACCGCGCTGGTGGTGCTGGCGATGCGGCGACGGTCCGCCGCGGTCGCGGCCGTGGCGGCGGCGACCGTATTCGTCCTGCTGGTCGGGGTGTCGCGGCTGTACCTGGGCGTGCACTGGCCGACCGATGTGCTGGCGGGCTGGGCGATCGGCGCGCTGTGGACGACGGTGTGCGTGGCCGGCTATCTGCGCCTGCGGCGGCCCGCCCCGGCCGCCACCGCACAACCGGCCTAG
- a CDS encoding deoxyribonuclease IV, which yields MIGAHVREDSDPIGLAEQLGAEVIQLFVVDPQSWDKPRPHPRAEEIKASPIEVVVHSSYQINVASTNNRLRMPSRSAVAQQAQAAAELGAFGLVVHGGHVRSDAEIEAGIVNWRKLFERQAEKGGFAVPIIVENTAGGNHAMARHFDSIARLWEAIGEFGAGFCLDTCHAWAGGEELVGVVDRIKGITGRIDLVHLNSSRDEFNSGADRHANFSEGTIDPQLLAEVCRTAGAPVVLETPSEGMAEDLAYLREHLG from the coding sequence ATGATTGGTGCCCACGTACGGGAAGACAGTGATCCGATAGGTCTCGCTGAACAGCTCGGAGCCGAGGTCATCCAGCTTTTCGTGGTCGATCCGCAGAGCTGGGACAAACCCCGGCCGCACCCACGCGCCGAGGAGATCAAGGCCAGCCCCATCGAGGTGGTGGTCCACTCCTCGTATCAGATCAATGTGGCGAGTACGAACAACCGGCTGCGCATGCCCTCGCGCAGCGCGGTGGCGCAGCAGGCGCAGGCCGCAGCCGAACTCGGCGCCTTCGGCCTGGTCGTGCACGGCGGCCACGTCCGTTCCGATGCCGAGATCGAGGCCGGAATCGTCAACTGGCGCAAGCTGTTCGAACGCCAGGCGGAGAAGGGCGGGTTCGCCGTCCCGATCATCGTCGAGAACACCGCCGGCGGAAATCACGCCATGGCACGGCATTTCGACTCCATCGCGCGGCTGTGGGAGGCCATCGGCGAGTTCGGCGCCGGCTTCTGCCTGGACACCTGCCACGCGTGGGCCGGCGGCGAGGAGCTGGTCGGCGTGGTCGACCGGATCAAGGGCATCACCGGCCGCATCGACCTGGTGCACCTGAACTCCTCCCGCGACGAGTTCAATTCCGGCGCGGACCGGCACGCCAACTTCTCCGAGGGCACCATCGATCCGCAGCTGCTGGCGGAGGTGTGCCGCACCGCCGGCGCACCCGTCGTCCTGGAGACGCCGAGCGAGGGGATGGCCGAGGATCTCGCCTACCTGCGCGAGCATCTCGGCTGA